A stretch of the Comamonas testosteroni TK102 genome encodes the following:
- a CDS encoding acetyl-CoA carboxylase family protein, with the protein MFKKVLIANRGEIALRIIRALQELGIASLAVYAADDAAAAHVQAADEAQALGASGPAAYLDGAQLLRIAQQHGCDALHPGYGFLSENADFARACAAAGLRFIGPTPEQLALLGDKARARALAQQCGVPLMPGSPEAVTLEQAQQFFARQQADGASGIMIKAIGGGGGRGMRAVTEAAEVAAAYQRCRSEAQAAFGVDGVYVERLMSGARHIEIQLLGDGSEWPMALGERECTLQRRFQKLVEIAPSPSLTQPLRERITEDALRMAARLRYESLGTFEFLVDLQSESLPYVFIEANPRLQVEHTITEEVFGVDLVQAQIRIAAGEHFADLGLNVNAPPRPRGYAMQWRINAETLDAQGHSRPGGGRIAELHWPQGPGIRLDGHAQQGASPSPHYDTLLAKLVVHSHAPRFEDVLRRSRRALADCRIAGLATNLPLLQALARRPEMREQTVHTRWLEEVLPQLVEAAEKIASSASHSKNSDTFESENNVYQAHQAPENAVLAPMPARVVQWSVAVGETVAKGAELGILEAMKMQHVLFAQAAGRVQVLLAEAGSYVAQDQALLVLAPVQGDAAHAEVAAQRQDPGHIRVDLQRVKDRHAFTLDAARPEAMARRHGQGSRSARENIADLCDEGSFIEYGALAIAAQTRRRSLDDLVANTPADGMVTGMGSINAAQFGAERSRAVVMSYDATVLAGTQGARNHAKTDRMLGIALQQKLPVVLFAEGGGGRPGDTDTPVVAGLHVHTFAAYAALSGQVPVVGITHGRCFAGNAALLGCSDVIIATRSSNIGMGGPAMIEGGGLGVFRPEEVGPASVQHANGVIDILVDDEAQAVAAARHYLSFFQGRIDQWSEPDQRLLRHVVPENRLRAYDTRAAMAGLVDEGSLLMLRVGFGVGIHTALARIEGRPVGLMANNPGHLGGAIDADAADKAARFMQLCNAHGIAIVSLVDTPGFMVGPEIEKTAQVRHVSRLFVMAAKLRVPYFSVVLRKGYGLGAMGMTAGSFHAPIFNVAWPTGEFGAMGLEGAVRLGFRKELEALPEGAQRESLFEKLLAQQYAHGEAMHMAATLEVDAVIDPAETRAWLVRGLAGARLREEGSRFVDTW; encoded by the coding sequence ATGTTCAAGAAAGTCCTGATCGCCAACCGCGGTGAAATCGCCCTGCGCATCATCCGAGCGCTGCAGGAGCTGGGCATTGCCAGCCTGGCGGTGTACGCCGCCGATGATGCGGCGGCCGCGCATGTGCAGGCCGCTGACGAGGCGCAGGCACTGGGCGCCAGCGGACCGGCTGCCTATCTCGATGGTGCGCAGCTGCTGCGGATTGCGCAGCAGCACGGTTGCGATGCGCTGCACCCGGGCTATGGCTTTCTCAGCGAGAACGCAGACTTTGCGCGCGCCTGTGCGGCAGCGGGCCTGCGCTTTATCGGCCCGACGCCAGAGCAGCTGGCGCTTCTCGGCGACAAGGCCAGGGCCCGTGCGCTGGCGCAGCAATGCGGCGTGCCCCTGATGCCCGGCAGCCCCGAGGCCGTGACGCTGGAGCAGGCCCAGCAGTTCTTTGCGCGCCAGCAGGCCGACGGGGCCAGCGGCATCATGATCAAGGCCATCGGCGGTGGCGGCGGGCGCGGCATGCGAGCAGTCACCGAGGCTGCAGAAGTGGCGGCCGCCTACCAGCGCTGCCGCAGCGAGGCCCAGGCAGCCTTCGGCGTGGACGGCGTCTATGTCGAGCGGCTGATGAGCGGCGCGCGCCATATCGAGATTCAGCTGCTGGGCGACGGCAGCGAATGGCCGATGGCGCTGGGCGAGCGCGAATGCACGCTGCAGCGGCGCTTTCAGAAGCTGGTGGAGATTGCACCCAGCCCCAGCCTGACGCAGCCGCTGCGCGAGCGCATCACCGAGGACGCGCTGCGCATGGCAGCCAGGCTGCGCTACGAAAGTCTGGGCACGTTCGAGTTTCTGGTCGATCTGCAGTCCGAGTCCCTGCCCTATGTGTTCATCGAGGCCAACCCGCGTCTGCAGGTGGAGCACACGATTACCGAAGAGGTCTTTGGCGTCGATCTGGTGCAGGCCCAGATCCGCATTGCGGCGGGCGAGCACTTTGCCGACCTGGGCCTGAATGTGAATGCCCCGCCCAGGCCGCGAGGCTATGCCATGCAGTGGCGCATCAATGCCGAAACCCTGGATGCCCAGGGCCACTCCCGCCCCGGCGGCGGCCGCATTGCCGAGCTGCACTGGCCGCAAGGGCCGGGCATACGCCTGGACGGTCATGCGCAGCAGGGGGCCAGTCCGTCGCCGCACTACGACACCTTGCTGGCCAAGCTCGTCGTGCACAGCCACGCGCCGCGTTTCGAGGATGTGCTGCGCCGCTCCCGGCGCGCGCTGGCCGACTGCCGCATTGCGGGCCTTGCCACCAATCTGCCGCTGCTGCAGGCCCTGGCCCGGCGGCCCGAGATGCGGGAGCAGACCGTGCACACGCGCTGGCTCGAAGAGGTCCTGCCGCAGCTGGTGGAGGCTGCAGAAAAGATAGCTTCAAGCGCAAGTCATTCAAAGAATTCAGATACTTTTGAGTCTGAAAACAATGTATACCAAGCGCATCAAGCTCCTGAAAATGCAGTGCTGGCTCCCATGCCCGCCAGGGTCGTGCAGTGGTCTGTGGCGGTGGGCGAGACGGTGGCCAAGGGCGCCGAGCTGGGTATTCTCGAAGCCATGAAGATGCAGCATGTGTTGTTCGCGCAGGCTGCGGGCCGGGTCCAGGTGCTGTTGGCGGAGGCCGGCAGCTATGTGGCGCAGGACCAGGCCTTGCTGGTGCTCGCGCCCGTTCAGGGCGATGCGGCGCATGCCGAGGTGGCGGCGCAGCGGCAGGACCCGGGCCACATCCGGGTCGATCTGCAGCGTGTCAAGGATCGCCATGCCTTCACGCTCGATGCCGCGCGGCCCGAGGCCATGGCCAGGCGCCACGGCCAGGGCAGCCGCAGCGCGCGCGAAAACATTGCTGATCTCTGTGATGAAGGCAGCTTCATCGAGTACGGGGCGCTGGCGATTGCTGCGCAGACACGCAGGCGCAGCCTCGACGATCTGGTGGCCAACACACCGGCCGACGGCATGGTGACGGGCATGGGCTCCATCAATGCAGCCCAGTTCGGCGCGGAACGGTCGCGCGCCGTGGTCATGTCCTATGACGCCACGGTGCTGGCCGGCACCCAGGGGGCGCGCAATCACGCCAAGACCGACCGCATGCTGGGCATCGCGCTGCAGCAGAAGCTGCCCGTGGTGCTGTTTGCCGAAGGCGGCGGCGGCAGGCCCGGCGATACCGATACCCCCGTGGTTGCGGGCCTGCATGTGCATACCTTCGCGGCCTATGCGGCGCTTTCGGGTCAGGTGCCCGTGGTGGGCATCACCCACGGCCGCTGCTTTGCAGGCAATGCCGCGCTGCTGGGTTGCAGCGATGTGATCATCGCCACGCGCAGCAGCAATATCGGCATGGGCGGACCGGCCATGATCGAGGGCGGCGGCCTGGGTGTCTTCCGGCCCGAGGAAGTCGGCCCCGCCAGCGTGCAGCATGCGAATGGCGTGATCGACATCCTGGTCGACGACGAGGCCCAGGCCGTGGCGGCGGCCAGGCACTATCTGTCCTTCTTCCAGGGGCGCATCGACCAATGGTCCGAGCCCGACCAGCGTCTGCTGCGCCACGTCGTGCCCGAGAATCGCCTGCGTGCCTACGACACCCGCGCCGCCATGGCCGGGCTGGTGGACGAGGGCAGCCTGCTGATGCTGAGAGTCGGCTTCGGCGTCGGCATCCACACGGCGCTGGCGCGCATCGAGGGCCGGCCCGTGGGGCTGATGGCCAACAACCCGGGCCATCTGGGCGGTGCCATCGATGCCGATGCGGCGGACAAGGCGGCGCGCTTCATGCAGCTGTGCAATGCCCACGGCATCGCCATCGTCAGCCTGGTCGACACGCCCGGCTTCATGGTGGGGCCGGAGATCGAGAAAACCGCCCAGGTGCGCCATGTCAGCCGGCTGTTCGTCATGGCGGCCAAGCTGCGCGTCCCGTACTTCAGCGTGGTGCTGCGCAAGGGCTACGGCCTGGGCGCCATGGGCATGACGGCGGGCAGCTTCCATGCGCCCATCTTCAATGTGGCCTGGCCCACGGGCGAGTTCGGCGCCATGGGGCTGGAAGGGGCAGTGCGGCTGGGCTTTCGCAAGGAGCTCGAAGCCCTGCCCGAGGGCGCGCAGCGCGAGTCGCTGTTCGAGAAGCTGCTGGCCCAGCAATACGCACATGGCGAGGCCATGCACATGGCGGCCACGCTGGAAGTCGATGCCGTCATCGACCCCGCGGAGACCCGCGCCTGGCTGGTGCGCGGCCTGGCCGGTGCGCGCCTGCGCGAGGAAGGCAGCCGCTTTGTGGACACATGGTAA
- a CDS encoding AMP-binding protein, producing the protein MAESEILIPLHEALRRNARQHPERDAYIWYGQHISWRQVDEASDAVAAHLQQLGVKPGEPVALFMSNCPQYIVAHYAVQKIGAIVCPCGPLNKEHELEYQLNDLQARIIIAADVLLPVVDKVRGSTALQHVLAVRYGDWLPARATLPLPAELQAPVQPLPGNVTSFWDLMHSGARPAPVEVGMDDVALMTYTSGTTGLPKGAMLSFGAAAYKTAGASRVTGVSAEDVLLAVAPLYHIAGMSMGVNMPVHSGATCVLLHRFDPLAVAQALERYRVSWWYSIAPMNVALMQVPGVEKMDFSALRRNTVTSFGITYTEDLAQQWRRFAPNAISSEAAYGLSETHTMDTFMPGDAIRWGTHGKPAPGNEIRVIDPETGAPLAAGEVGEIIIRGPGNFKGYWNKPEATAKTLKDGWVHTGDMGKFDADGYLTFIGRFKEMIKVSGYSVFPEEVETILIKHPAIAQAAVIGVADAQKGEVVRAFIVRKPGQSLEADGLLAWSKENMASYKAPREVRFIDALPATGAGKVLRRLLRDIP; encoded by the coding sequence ATGGCTGAATCCGAAATCCTCATTCCCCTGCATGAGGCCTTGCGCCGCAATGCGCGCCAGCATCCCGAGCGCGATGCCTATATCTGGTACGGACAGCACATCAGCTGGCGCCAGGTGGATGAGGCCAGCGATGCCGTGGCCGCGCATCTGCAGCAGCTGGGCGTGAAGCCCGGCGAGCCCGTCGCCCTGTTCATGAGCAACTGCCCGCAGTACATCGTTGCGCACTACGCGGTGCAGAAGATCGGAGCCATCGTCTGCCCCTGCGGGCCGCTGAACAAGGAGCACGAGCTCGAATACCAGCTCAACGATCTGCAGGCGCGGATCATCATCGCGGCCGATGTGCTGCTGCCCGTGGTCGACAAGGTGCGCGGCAGCACCGCGCTGCAGCATGTGCTGGCCGTGCGCTACGGTGACTGGCTGCCCGCCAGAGCCACGCTGCCCCTGCCTGCCGAACTGCAGGCCCCCGTGCAGCCGCTGCCCGGCAATGTGACATCCTTCTGGGATCTCATGCACAGCGGTGCCAGGCCCGCGCCAGTCGAGGTGGGCATGGACGATGTGGCGCTGATGACCTATACCTCGGGCACCACGGGCCTGCCCAAGGGCGCCATGCTGAGTTTTGGCGCGGCCGCCTACAAGACGGCCGGCGCGTCCCGGGTGACCGGCGTCAGCGCCGAGGATGTGTTGCTGGCTGTGGCCCCGCTCTATCACATCGCCGGCATGTCCATGGGGGTGAACATGCCCGTGCATTCTGGGGCGACCTGCGTGCTGCTGCATCGCTTCGATCCGCTGGCCGTGGCGCAGGCGCTGGAGCGCTACCGCGTCAGCTGGTGGTACAGCATCGCGCCCATGAATGTGGCTCTGATGCAGGTGCCCGGCGTGGAGAAGATGGATTTCAGTGCGCTGCGCCGCAACACCGTCACCAGCTTCGGCATCACCTATACCGAGGATCTGGCGCAGCAATGGCGCAGGTTCGCACCCAACGCCATCTCCAGCGAGGCGGCCTACGGCCTGTCCGAAACCCACACCATGGATACCTTCATGCCGGGCGATGCCATCCGCTGGGGCACGCATGGCAAACCTGCGCCGGGCAACGAGATCCGGGTGATAGATCCGGAGACCGGCGCGCCGCTGGCGGCAGGCGAGGTGGGCGAGATCATCATTCGCGGCCCGGGCAACTTCAAGGGCTACTGGAACAAGCCCGAGGCCACGGCCAAGACGCTCAAGGACGGCTGGGTGCATACCGGCGATATGGGCAAATTCGATGCGGACGGCTATCTGACCTTCATCGGCCGCTTCAAGGAAATGATCAAGGTCTCGGGCTACAGCGTCTTCCCCGAAGAGGTGGAGACGATTCTGATCAAGCATCCGGCCATCGCCCAGGCTGCCGTGATCGGTGTTGCCGATGCCCAGAAAGGCGAGGTCGTGCGCGCCTTCATCGTGCGCAAGCCGGGGCAAAGCCTGGAGGCGGACGGGCTGCTGGCCTGGAGCAAGGAAAACATGGCCAGCTACAAGGCTCCGCGCGAGGTGCGCTTCATCGATGCGCTACCGGCCACGGGCGCAGGAAAGGTGCTGCGCCGTTTGCTGCGAGATATCCCCTGA
- a CDS encoding TetR/AcrR family transcriptional regulator has translation MPATTRKTEKKPAAPVAPRGRQRLPTAGSDEKRERILKAAEALFDRYGYANTTIEQIVQALGVTKPFVYYYFRNKQEIFETLCWAPTEACFTVLDFAVDDPRPAHEKAIDGLQRLIAATIAHYPAGFFPYREPQAFSPAYLKASRNVAQQFYKQFCALLDEGRASGHFDFRDTRITAQAACSLPGFLYNWYQPGGKLGPAEMVVELTDLASRVLGLRTAAAPARKRAARAAPAPAAQTSSPPRRRKSASSTTNSAS, from the coding sequence ATGCCCGCCACAACCAGAAAGACCGAGAAAAAGCCGGCTGCGCCCGTGGCGCCGCGCGGCCGCCAGCGCCTGCCCACCGCTGGCTCCGACGAGAAGCGCGAGCGCATTCTCAAGGCCGCCGAAGCCCTGTTCGACCGCTATGGCTATGCCAACACCACCATCGAGCAGATCGTGCAGGCGCTGGGCGTGACCAAGCCGTTTGTCTACTACTACTTTCGCAACAAGCAGGAGATCTTTGAAACCCTTTGCTGGGCACCGACCGAGGCCTGCTTCACGGTGCTCGACTTTGCGGTCGACGACCCGCGCCCCGCGCATGAAAAGGCCATCGACGGCCTTCAGCGACTGATTGCCGCCACCATTGCGCACTACCCGGCGGGCTTCTTCCCCTACCGCGAGCCACAGGCCTTCAGCCCCGCCTATCTCAAGGCCTCGCGCAATGTGGCCCAGCAGTTCTACAAGCAGTTCTGCGCCCTGCTCGACGAAGGCCGCGCCAGCGGGCATTTCGATTTCCGCGACACCCGCATCACTGCCCAGGCGGCCTGCAGCCTGCCCGGATTTCTCTACAACTGGTATCAGCCTGGCGGCAAGCTGGGCCCGGCCGAGATGGTGGTCGAGCTCACCGATCTGGCCTCGCGCGTGCTGGGCCTGCGCACTGCGGCGGCCCCTGCGCGAAAGCGTGCGGCCAGGGCCGCACCGGCGCCGGCAGCGCAGACCTCTTCGCCTCCCAGGCGCCGCAAGAGCGCTTCATCCACCACCAACAGCGCCAGCTGA
- a CDS encoding branched-chain amino acid ABC transporter substrate-binding protein: MSVRFSALALAAGLCAGTVSAQTAEPFKIAFIDPLSGPFANVGEVMRNHVLYAVDDVNAKGGLYNGAKFQLLQFDSKLSAQESQSALQAAIDQGARVVVTGGSGSSVVTALVQAAARYNQRNPGKEVLILNHSSIDPELTGKSCSFWHFMFDANTAMRMQAIANYIKTQPEIGKVFLLNQDYAHGKQWASFGRSMVAKARPDIQFVGETLHPMGRIKDFAPYVAKIKEVGTDSVITGNWGQDLALLLKSAGDSGYNLRYFNHSAGGFPGTVTSISQAKIGQVTWVAEWHPGMADRAQADARAREYKARMNQDFLAPRMDLVPRMLAAAMAKAQSTEPVKIAKAMEDMSMDTVFGPVKMRGKDHQLLLPQVVNTIAPVDGKLVKTGWEGTNYGFRTDAVYSAQQLDLPTECQMKRP; encoded by the coding sequence ATGTCAGTTCGCTTCTCAGCCCTTGCGCTGGCCGCCGGCCTTTGTGCCGGCACCGTATCCGCCCAGACGGCAGAGCCGTTCAAGATCGCGTTCATCGACCCTCTCTCCGGCCCGTTTGCCAATGTGGGGGAAGTCATGCGCAACCATGTGCTCTATGCCGTCGATGACGTGAATGCCAAGGGCGGCCTCTACAACGGAGCCAAGTTCCAGCTGCTGCAGTTCGACAGCAAGCTCTCGGCCCAGGAAAGCCAGAGCGCGCTGCAGGCCGCCATAGACCAGGGCGCACGCGTGGTGGTGACGGGGGGCTCGGGCTCCTCGGTGGTCACGGCGCTGGTGCAGGCGGCGGCGCGCTACAACCAGCGCAATCCGGGCAAGGAGGTGCTGATACTCAACCACAGCTCCATCGATCCCGAGCTGACCGGCAAGTCCTGCAGCTTCTGGCATTTCATGTTCGACGCCAACACGGCCATGCGCATGCAGGCCATTGCGAACTACATCAAGACCCAGCCCGAGATCGGCAAGGTCTTTCTGCTCAACCAGGACTATGCCCACGGCAAGCAATGGGCCAGCTTCGGCCGCAGCATGGTTGCCAAGGCAAGACCGGATATCCAGTTCGTGGGCGAGACCCTGCACCCCATGGGTCGCATCAAGGACTTTGCGCCCTATGTGGCCAAGATCAAGGAGGTCGGCACCGATTCGGTCATCACCGGCAACTGGGGCCAGGATCTGGCCCTGCTGCTCAAGTCGGCCGGCGACTCGGGCTACAACCTGCGCTACTTCAACCACAGCGCAGGCGGCTTCCCGGGCACCGTGACCTCCATTTCCCAGGCAAAGATAGGCCAGGTGACCTGGGTCGCGGAATGGCACCCCGGCATGGCCGACCGCGCCCAGGCCGACGCCCGGGCCAGGGAGTACAAGGCCAGGATGAACCAGGACTTTCTGGCCCCGCGCATGGACCTGGTGCCGCGCATGCTGGCCGCTGCCATGGCCAAGGCCCAGTCCACCGAGCCCGTGAAAATTGCCAAGGCCATGGAGGACATGTCCATGGACACCGTATTCGGCCCCGTCAAGATGCGCGGCAAGGACCATCAGTTGCTGCTGCCCCAGGTCGTCAACACCATCGCACCCGTGGACGGCAAGCTGGTCAAGACCGGCTGGGAAGGCACGAACTACGGTTTCAGAACCGACGCCGTCTATTCCGCCCAGCAGCTTGATCTACCCACGGAGTGCCAGATGAAACGGCCGTAA
- a CDS encoding YggS family pyridoxal phosphate-dependent enzyme: MTTIENNLGQIHARIAAACASASRPVTSLQLLAVSKTFGADAVREAMLAGQRSFGENYIQEAVEKIAAVRAMQLAGAEALQWHCIGPIQSNKTRLVAENFDWAQTVDRLKIAERLSAQRPQGMARLNVCIQVNVDGGATKSGVLAEQALELAEAMVKLPNLQLRGIMSIPDETPDFEAQCAVHKRAASIFDAIKSSALAGLEHFDTLSMGMTGDLEAAVAAGSTMVRVGSGVFGRRTYSTPTP; the protein is encoded by the coding sequence ATGACGACGATTGAAAACAATCTGGGGCAGATTCATGCCCGCATTGCAGCCGCTTGCGCCAGTGCAAGCCGGCCCGTGACATCGCTGCAACTGCTGGCCGTTTCCAAGACCTTCGGCGCGGATGCGGTGCGCGAGGCAATGCTGGCCGGCCAGCGCAGCTTTGGCGAGAACTATATCCAGGAGGCCGTGGAGAAGATCGCCGCCGTGCGCGCCATGCAGCTGGCCGGCGCCGAGGCGCTGCAATGGCATTGCATAGGCCCCATCCAGAGCAACAAGACGCGGCTGGTGGCTGAGAATTTCGACTGGGCCCAGACCGTGGACCGGCTCAAGATCGCCGAGCGTCTTTCGGCCCAGCGTCCCCAGGGCATGGCACGGCTCAATGTCTGCATTCAGGTCAATGTGGATGGCGGCGCCACCAAGTCCGGCGTCCTGGCCGAGCAAGCGCTGGAGCTGGCCGAAGCCATGGTGAAACTGCCCAATCTGCAGCTGCGCGGCATCATGAGCATTCCCGACGAAACTCCTGATTTCGAAGCGCAATGCGCAGTCCATAAAAGGGCGGCATCCATTTTTGATGCCATAAAGTCCAGCGCTCTCGCGGGGCTGGAGCATTTCGACACGCTGTCCATGGGCATGACCGGCGATCTGGAAGCCGCCGTGGCGGCAGGCAGCACCATGGTGCGCGTGGGCAGCGGAGTGTTTGGACGGCGTACTTACAGTACCCCAACCCCCTGA
- a CDS encoding type IV pilus twitching motility protein PilT — translation MDITQLLAFSVKNKASDLHLSAGLPPMIRVHGDVRRINIDPLDHKTVHAMVYDIMSDAQRKQYEEFLEVDFSFEIEGLARFRVNAFNQNRGAAAVFRTIPSKILTLEQLNAPKIFSDLALKPRGLVLVTGPTGSGKSTTLAAMVNYLNETEYGHILTVEDPIEFVHESKKCLINQREVGPMTLSFAAALKSALREDPDAILVGEMRDLETIRLAMTAAETGHLVFGTLHTSSAAKTIDRIIDVFPAEEKEMVRAMLSESLQAVISQTLCKTKDGQGRVAAHEIMLGTPAIRNLIREAKVAQMYSTIQTSQNMGMQTLDQNLTDLVRRNLISPAEARSKAKIPENFPG, via the coding sequence GTGGATATCACGCAATTGCTGGCATTCAGTGTCAAGAACAAGGCTTCGGACTTGCATTTGTCGGCAGGCCTGCCCCCCATGATTCGCGTCCACGGCGATGTGCGTCGCATCAACATCGATCCGCTGGACCACAAGACCGTGCACGCCATGGTCTACGACATCATGAGCGATGCCCAGCGCAAACAGTACGAAGAGTTTCTGGAAGTGGACTTTTCGTTCGAAATTGAAGGCCTGGCGCGGTTTCGTGTCAACGCCTTCAACCAGAACCGCGGCGCGGCGGCCGTGTTCCGTACCATTCCCAGCAAGATCCTGACGCTGGAGCAGCTCAACGCCCCCAAGATCTTCTCCGACCTGGCACTGAAGCCGCGCGGCCTGGTGCTGGTGACGGGCCCCACGGGCTCGGGCAAGTCCACCACGCTGGCGGCCATGGTCAACTATCTCAACGAGACCGAGTACGGCCACATCCTGACGGTGGAAGACCCCATCGAATTCGTGCACGAGTCCAAGAAATGCCTGATCAACCAGCGCGAAGTCGGCCCCATGACGCTGTCGTTCGCGGCAGCGCTGAAGTCCGCGCTGCGTGAAGACCCGGACGCGATTCTGGTTGGCGAAATGCGCGACCTGGAAACCATCCGCCTGGCCATGACGGCGGCCGAGACCGGTCACCTGGTGTTCGGCACGCTGCACACCTCGTCGGCCGCCAAGACCATCGACCGTATCATCGACGTGTTCCCGGCCGAGGAAAAGGAAATGGTGCGCGCCATGCTCTCAGAGTCGCTGCAGGCCGTGATCTCGCAGACGCTGTGCAAGACCAAGGACGGCCAGGGCCGCGTGGCCGCGCACGAGATCATGCTGGGCACGCCCGCCATCCGCAACCTGATTCGCGAGGCCAAGGTGGCACAGATGTACTCCACCATCCAGACCAGCCAGAACATGGGCATGCAGACCCTGGACCAGAACCTGACCGATCTGGTGCGCCGCAACCTCATCAGCCCGGCCGAAGCGCGCAGCAAGGCCAAGATTCCCGAGAACTTTCCGGGATAA
- a CDS encoding PilT/PilU family type 4a pilus ATPase produces the protein MERGQASKFINDLLKLMVSRNGSDLFITAEFPPAIKIDGKVTKVSPQPLSPLHTLALARSIMNDRQVADFEHTKECNFAISPAGVGRFRVNAFMQQGKVGMVLRTIPTTLPTIDGLGVPQVLKEVTMTKRGLCVLVGATGSGKSTTLAAMVDWRNENSFGHIITVEDPVEFVHPHKNCVVTQREVGLDTDSWEAALKNTLRQAPDVILMGEIRDRETMEHAIAFSETGHLCLATLHANSANQALDRIVNFFPEERRPQLLMDVSLNLRAIISQRLIPKQDSKGRVAAIEVMLNSPLIADLIFKGEVVEIKEIMKKSRNIGMQTFDQALFDLFESNLITYEDALRNADSVNDLRLQIKLNSQRARTLDLAAGTEHLTIV, from the coding sequence ATGGAACGCGGTCAGGCCAGTAAATTCATCAACGATCTGCTCAAGCTCATGGTCAGCCGCAACGGCAGCGACCTGTTCATCACGGCGGAGTTTCCGCCCGCCATCAAGATTGACGGCAAAGTCACCAAGGTCTCGCCCCAGCCGCTGAGCCCGCTGCATACGCTGGCCCTGGCACGCTCCATCATGAACGACAGGCAGGTGGCGGACTTCGAGCACACCAAGGAGTGCAACTTCGCCATCTCGCCGGCCGGCGTGGGTCGCTTCCGCGTCAATGCCTTCATGCAGCAGGGCAAGGTCGGCATGGTGCTGCGTACCATTCCCACCACCCTGCCCACGATTGACGGCCTGGGCGTGCCGCAGGTGCTCAAGGAAGTGACCATGACCAAGCGCGGCCTGTGCGTCCTGGTGGGCGCGACGGGCTCGGGCAAGTCCACCACGCTGGCTGCCATGGTGGACTGGCGCAATGAGAACTCCTTCGGCCACATCATCACGGTGGAAGACCCCGTGGAATTCGTGCACCCGCACAAGAACTGCGTAGTCACGCAACGCGAGGTGGGGCTGGATACGGACAGCTGGGAAGCGGCACTCAAGAACACGCTGCGCCAGGCTCCCGATGTGATTTTGATGGGCGAAATCCGCGACCGTGAAACCATGGAGCACGCGATTGCGTTCTCGGAAACCGGTCACCTGTGCCTGGCCACGCTGCATGCCAACAGTGCCAACCAGGCGCTGGACCGCATCGTCAACTTCTTTCCCGAAGAACGCCGTCCACAGCTGCTGATGGATGTGTCGCTGAACCTGCGGGCCATCATCTCCCAGCGTCTGATTCCCAAGCAGGACAGCAAGGGCCGTGTCGCCGCCATCGAGGTGATGCTCAACTCTCCGCTGATTGCCGACCTGATCTTCAAGGGCGAGGTCGTCGAGATCAAGGAGATCATGAAGAAAAGCCGCAATATCGGCATGCAGACCTTCGATCAGGCGCTGTTCGACCTGTTCGAATCCAATCTCATCACCTACGAAGATGCGCTGCGCAATGCAGACTCGGTCAACGACCTGCGTCTGCAGATCAAGCTCAACAGCCAGCGCGCCCGGACTCTGGACCTGGCAGCCGGCACCGAACATCTGACCATCGTCTAA
- a CDS encoding NAD(P)-dependent oxidoreductase has protein sequence MSTATIASRSYAPCTSTPVAFLGLGVMGSPMAGHLAAAGHQVTVYNRTAAKAEAWVEEFVGGRRGATPREAVKGARMVFCCVGNDDDLRSIALGDDGAFAGMEPGAIFVDHTTASAQVARELYAQARQRGLHFMDAPVSGGQAGAVNGQLTVMCGGDQEVFDQVAPVADAFSRAFTYMGACGNGQLTKMVNQICIAGLVQGLSEAIAFGLRADLDVEKVLDVIGKGAAQSWQMDNRGKTMAVGKFDFGFAVDWMRKDLGLVLAEAQRNGARLPVTALVDQFYADVQAMGGNRWDTSSLIQRLR, from the coding sequence ATGAGCACAGCCACCATCGCCTCCCGCAGCTACGCACCCTGCACTTCCACGCCCGTGGCCTTTCTGGGTCTGGGTGTCATGGGTTCCCCCATGGCCGGGCATCTGGCTGCCGCAGGCCATCAGGTCACGGTCTACAACCGCACCGCTGCCAAGGCCGAAGCCTGGGTCGAGGAATTTGTCGGCGGCCGCCGTGGGGCCACGCCCCGCGAAGCCGTCAAGGGCGCACGCATGGTCTTTTGCTGCGTGGGCAACGATGACGACCTGCGCTCGATTGCGCTGGGAGACGACGGTGCTTTCGCCGGCATGGAGCCTGGGGCCATCTTTGTAGATCACACCACAGCCTCGGCGCAGGTGGCACGCGAGCTGTATGCACAGGCCCGCCAGCGCGGCCTGCACTTCATGGACGCCCCGGTATCGGGCGGTCAGGCCGGTGCGGTCAACGGCCAGCTCACCGTCATGTGCGGCGGCGATCAGGAGGTATTCGACCAGGTTGCCCCGGTGGCTGACGCCTTCTCGCGCGCCTTTACCTATATGGGTGCATGCGGCAACGGACAACTGACCAAGATGGTCAATCAGATCTGCATTGCGGGCCTGGTCCAGGGACTGTCCGAAGCCATTGCCTTTGGTCTGCGTGCCGACCTGGATGTGGAGAAGGTCCTCGACGTGATCGGCAAGGGCGCCGCCCAGAGCTGGCAGATGGACAATCGCGGCAAGACCATGGCCGTGGGCAAGTTCGACTTCGGCTTTGCCGTGGACTGGATGCGCAAGGATCTGGGACTGGTTCTGGCCGAGGCCCAGCGCAATGGCGCACGCCTGCCCGTCACCGCGCTGGTGGACCAGTTCTATGCCGATGTGCAGGCCATGGGCGGCAATCGCTGGGATACCTCCAGCCTGATCCAGCGCCTGCGCTAA